The proteins below come from a single Agrococcus beijingensis genomic window:
- the cofD gene encoding 2-phospho-L-lactate transferase, giving the protein MRITVLAGGVGGARFALGLRDAAPDAAITVVANVGDDMWLAGVKVCPDLDSLMYALAGVVDGDRGWGRAGESERVAGELTAYGVGWPWFTLGDLDLGTHLARTALLREGRTLTEATAQLAARWPLGVTLLPVTDDEVPTHVVTDEGVIHFEEWWVRTRAQLPAQRFVQHGAERARISHAARAAIADADVVLIAPSNPVVSIGTILGLPGVRDALETAAAPVVGVAPIIGGRALRGMAATCLAVIGVEADAAAVAAHYGARSQGGILDGWLLAEEDEAGLAGLRSLGIRAEARPLLLTPGEPAAQVAREALALAAAIAG; this is encoded by the coding sequence ATGAGGATCACCGTGCTGGCCGGCGGCGTCGGCGGCGCCCGTTTCGCGCTCGGGCTGCGCGATGCTGCGCCCGACGCTGCGATCACCGTCGTCGCGAACGTCGGCGACGACATGTGGCTCGCGGGCGTGAAGGTCTGCCCCGACCTCGACTCGCTCATGTACGCGCTCGCGGGCGTCGTCGACGGCGACCGCGGCTGGGGGCGCGCCGGCGAGAGCGAGCGGGTCGCGGGCGAGCTGACCGCCTACGGTGTCGGCTGGCCCTGGTTCACGCTCGGCGACCTCGACCTCGGCACGCACCTGGCCCGCACGGCGCTGCTGCGCGAGGGGCGCACCCTCACCGAGGCGACCGCGCAGCTCGCCGCGCGCTGGCCGCTCGGCGTCACCCTGCTGCCCGTCACCGACGACGAGGTGCCGACGCACGTGGTGACCGACGAGGGCGTCATCCACTTCGAGGAGTGGTGGGTGCGCACCCGGGCGCAGCTGCCCGCGCAGCGGTTCGTGCAGCACGGCGCAGAGCGCGCCCGCATCTCGCACGCGGCGCGCGCGGCGATCGCCGACGCCGACGTCGTGCTCATCGCCCCCTCGAACCCGGTCGTGTCGATCGGCACGATCCTCGGCCTCCCCGGGGTGCGCGACGCGCTCGAGACGGCGGCGGCCCCGGTCGTGGGCGTCGCCCCGATCATCGGCGGGCGGGCGCTGCGCGGCATGGCGGCGACGTGCCTGGCGGTCATCGGTGTCGAGGCGGATGCGGCTGCGGTCGCCGCGCACTACGGCGCACGCTCGCAGGGCGGCATCCTCGACGGCTGGCTGCTCGCCGAGGAGGACGAGGCGGGGCTGGCCGGGCTCCGCTCGCTCGGCATCCGCGCAGAGGCACGGCCGCTGCTGCTCACCCCCGGCGAGCCGGCGGCGCAGGTCGCGCGCGAGGCGCTCGCGCTGGCGGCGGCGATCGCCGGCTGA
- a CDS encoding ABC transporter ATP-binding protein, giving the protein MSGAGLVVDGLSVTVRGRALVADASWQALPGEITALVGPNGAGKSTMLRAIAGVVPERAERAGNVLLDGERLDAMAPRARARRVALVEQLADAPEQLTAREAVRLGRTPHHRMLGFSLGDERLVDSALLDAGAVDLADRRLGELSGGELQRVHVARALAQQARLLLLDEPTNHLDIAAQLELLALVRRLAADRPVVMTVHDLALAATHADRVVLVDRGRVLAAGSPAAVLTADRIRSVYGVDASIDDHPDGVAIRYRRVQA; this is encoded by the coding sequence GTGAGCGGCGCAGGACTCGTCGTCGACGGCCTCTCGGTGACCGTGCGCGGCCGCGCGCTCGTCGCCGACGCCTCCTGGCAGGCGCTGCCCGGCGAGATCACCGCGCTCGTGGGCCCCAACGGCGCCGGAAAGTCGACCATGCTGCGCGCCATCGCCGGCGTCGTGCCCGAGCGCGCAGAGCGCGCCGGCAACGTGCTGCTCGACGGCGAGCGGCTCGACGCCATGGCGCCGCGCGCCCGCGCCCGCCGGGTGGCGCTCGTCGAGCAGCTCGCCGACGCGCCCGAGCAGCTCACCGCCCGCGAGGCCGTGCGCCTCGGCCGCACCCCGCACCACCGCATGCTCGGCTTCTCGCTCGGCGACGAGCGCCTCGTCGACTCGGCGCTGCTCGACGCCGGCGCGGTCGACCTCGCCGACCGTCGGCTCGGCGAGCTGTCGGGCGGCGAGCTGCAGCGCGTGCACGTCGCCCGCGCGCTCGCCCAGCAAGCGCGGCTGCTGCTGCTCGACGAGCCCACCAACCACCTCGACATCGCCGCGCAGCTCGAGCTGCTCGCGCTCGTGCGCCGGCTGGCCGCCGACCGTCCGGTCGTGATGACCGTGCACGACCTCGCCCTCGCGGCCACGCACGCCGACCGGGTCGTGCTCGTCGACCGGGGGCGGGTGCTGGCGGCGGGGAGCCCCGCGGCAGTGCTGACGGCCGACCGCATCCGCTCGGTCTACGGCGTCGACGCATCGATCGACGACCACCCCGACGGGGTGGCCATCCGCTATCGGAGGGTGCAGGCATGA
- a CDS encoding iron chelate uptake ABC transporter family permease subunit → MALHLPQRGRRGRRWALPALAALLVALALAATTLGAAGIAPGDALAALAARLGIGSTPLGAVSDAIVVDLRLPRVLAACAVGAGLAIVGAVMQALVRNPLADPYLLGVSSGASVGAVLVLIAGVGVLLPVAAFAGALLALLATLGLAAASGGATPTRTVLAGVVTASAASAVVSLVIFWRADGDAFREILAWLLGSLAATSWSSALIALVGVALAVPLLATGRLLDALALGDAAAGALGVDARRTRWALLVACALVTGVLVSVSGAIGFIGLVVPHAVRLVVGGAHALLLPASGLAGAIVLLVSDTVARAAFDPRELPVGIVTALIGAPVFALFMLTGRVRT, encoded by the coding sequence TTGGCCCTGCATCTGCCGCAGCGCGGGCGACGCGGGCGCCGCTGGGCGCTGCCCGCGCTCGCCGCGCTGCTCGTGGCGCTCGCGCTCGCCGCGACCACCCTCGGCGCGGCCGGCATCGCGCCCGGCGACGCGCTCGCGGCCCTCGCCGCGCGGCTCGGCATCGGCAGCACACCGCTCGGCGCCGTGAGCGACGCGATCGTCGTCGACCTGCGGCTGCCGCGCGTGCTCGCCGCCTGCGCGGTCGGCGCCGGGCTCGCGATCGTCGGCGCCGTCATGCAGGCGCTCGTGCGCAACCCGCTCGCCGACCCCTACCTGCTGGGCGTCTCCTCGGGCGCCTCGGTCGGCGCCGTGCTCGTGCTCATCGCCGGGGTCGGCGTGCTGCTGCCTGTCGCGGCGTTCGCCGGTGCGCTGCTCGCGCTGCTCGCGACGCTCGGTCTCGCCGCCGCCTCGGGTGGGGCGACGCCCACCCGCACCGTGCTCGCGGGCGTGGTGACCGCATCCGCCGCCTCTGCCGTGGTGTCGCTGGTGATCTTCTGGCGGGCCGACGGCGACGCGTTCCGCGAGATCCTCGCGTGGCTGCTCGGCTCGCTCGCCGCCACCTCGTGGTCGAGCGCGCTGATCGCACTCGTCGGCGTCGCGCTGGCCGTGCCGCTGCTCGCGACCGGCCGCCTGCTCGACGCGCTCGCGCTCGGCGACGCGGCGGCCGGCGCGCTCGGCGTCGACGCCCGCCGCACCCGCTGGGCGCTGCTGGTCGCGTGCGCGCTCGTCACCGGCGTGCTGGTGTCGGTCTCGGGTGCGATCGGCTTCATCGGGCTCGTCGTGCCCCACGCGGTGCGGCTGGTGGTCGGCGGCGCGCACGCGCTGCTGCTGCCCGCCTCTGGCCTCGCCGGCGCGATCGTGCTGCTCGTCAGCGACACTGTCGCGCGTGCGGCGTTCGATCCGCGCGAGCTGCCCGTCGGCATCGTGACCGCGCTGATCGGGGCCCCCGTGTTCGCGCTCTTCATGCTCACGGGGCGGGTGCGCACGTGA
- a CDS encoding ABC transporter substrate-binding protein: protein MPAPARLAATTVALSALLLTGCATPLSATSTIPTVSVDASAPAGAQTTVDDCGVAVTPRAAPAERIVAVKSTAAELVVALGLGDALVSTAFLDGPLAGADAPTIEGMPSREAVLGLEPDAIVAGWESAFAPEAIGDRATLAELGVTTWVSPAACWSTDVPPLTWDALLGEFRDAATVLGAPDAGVALLAEQRAAVDAVEPVSGELRALWYSSGEDAPYVGAGSGAPQLVLETAGLTNVAADIDETWTTLSWEAVAASDADVIVLVDAPWHTAASKIERLRGNAATAQLSAVQEERFVVVPFPMAEAGVRSVDAVQTVADAVRAMGLG from the coding sequence ATGCCCGCACCTGCCCGTCTTGCCGCCACCACCGTCGCGCTCAGCGCGCTCCTGCTGACCGGCTGCGCGACGCCGCTGTCGGCCACGAGCACCATTCCCACGGTGTCGGTGGACGCATCCGCCCCCGCCGGTGCGCAGACGACGGTCGACGACTGCGGCGTCGCGGTCACGCCGCGGGCGGCGCCGGCCGAGCGGATCGTGGCGGTGAAGTCGACCGCGGCTGAGCTCGTCGTGGCGCTGGGGCTCGGCGACGCGCTGGTGTCGACCGCGTTCCTCGACGGGCCGCTCGCGGGCGCCGACGCGCCGACCATCGAGGGCATGCCGTCGCGCGAGGCGGTGCTGGGGCTCGAGCCCGACGCGATCGTCGCGGGCTGGGAGTCGGCGTTCGCGCCCGAGGCGATCGGCGACCGCGCGACGCTGGCCGAGCTGGGCGTGACCACCTGGGTCTCGCCCGCCGCCTGCTGGTCGACCGACGTGCCGCCGCTGACGTGGGATGCGCTGCTCGGCGAGTTCCGCGATGCCGCGACGGTGCTCGGGGCACCTGACGCGGGCGTCGCGCTGCTGGCCGAGCAGCGCGCCGCGGTCGATGCCGTCGAGCCGGTCTCGGGCGAGCTGCGTGCGCTCTGGTACTCCTCCGGCGAGGACGCCCCCTACGTCGGCGCCGGCTCGGGCGCCCCGCAGCTGGTGCTCGAGACCGCCGGGCTCACGAACGTCGCCGCCGACATCGACGAGACCTGGACGACGCTCTCGTGGGAGGCGGTCGCCGCGAGCGACGCCGACGTGATCGTGCTCGTCGACGCCCCCTGGCACACGGCCGCCTCGAAGATCGAGCGGCTGCGGGGCAACGCCGCCACCGCGCAGCTGTCGGCGGTGCAGGAGGAGCGCTTCGTGGTCGTGCCGTTCCCGATGGCGGAGGCCGGTGTCCGGTCGGTCGACGCCGTGCAGACGGTGGCGGATGCGGTCCGCGCGATGGGTCTCGGATGA
- a CDS encoding nitrilase-related carbon-nitrogen hydrolase, which translates to MTTVRAAISQTTWTGDKESMLDRHEQFQREAAAQGAQVMCFQELFYGPYFGITQDKKYYDYAEPADGPIVQRFASLAKELGMVTILPIYEEEQTGVYYNSAVVVDADGTTLGTYRKHHLPHLDRFWEKFYFRPGNLGYPVFETAVGKVGVYICYDRHFPEGWRELGLNGAHMVFNPNATKPGLSNRLWEVEGPAAAVANGYYVLQPNRVGREDNEYGELAVDFYGTSQVIDPRGNFVGERGSADHEELLVRDLDLEMVKQMRDDWQFYRDRRPDSYTRIAKP; encoded by the coding sequence ATGACCACAGTGCGGGCAGCGATCTCCCAGACCACCTGGACGGGCGACAAGGAGTCGATGCTCGACCGCCACGAGCAGTTCCAGCGCGAGGCAGCCGCGCAGGGCGCGCAGGTGATGTGCTTCCAGGAGCTCTTCTACGGCCCCTACTTCGGCATCACGCAGGACAAGAAGTACTACGACTACGCCGAGCCGGCCGACGGCCCGATCGTGCAGCGCTTCGCGAGCCTCGCGAAGGAGCTCGGCATGGTCACGATCCTGCCGATCTACGAGGAGGAGCAGACCGGCGTCTACTACAACTCGGCCGTCGTCGTCGATGCCGACGGCACGACGCTCGGCACCTACCGCAAGCACCACCTGCCGCACCTCGACCGCTTCTGGGAGAAGTTCTACTTCCGCCCCGGCAACCTCGGCTACCCGGTCTTCGAGACCGCCGTCGGCAAGGTGGGCGTCTACATCTGCTACGACCGGCACTTCCCCGAGGGCTGGCGCGAGCTGGGGCTGAACGGCGCGCACATGGTGTTCAACCCCAACGCGACGAAGCCCGGGCTCTCGAACCGGCTGTGGGAGGTCGAGGGTCCCGCCGCGGCGGTCGCGAACGGCTACTACGTGCTGCAGCCCAACCGGGTGGGCCGCGAGGACAACGAGTACGGCGAGCTCGCCGTCGACTTCTACGGCACCAGCCAGGTGATCGACCCGCGCGGCAACTTCGTGGGGGAGCGCGGCTCCGCCGATCACGAGGAGCTGCTGGTGCGCGACCTCGACCTGGAGATGGTGAAGCAGATGCGCGACGACTGGCAGTTCTACCGGGATCGCCGGCCCGACTCGTACACCCGGATCGCGAAGCCGTAA
- the hydA gene encoding dihydropyrimidinase, producing the protein MATTLIRGGTVVTATGRSKADVLVDGETIRAVLAPGSELLGVEIERSVDAVIDATGKYVIPGGIDAHTHMELPFGGTAASDTFETGTRAAAWGGTTTIIDFAVQTYGQRVEDGLAAWHEKAAGSCAIDYGFHQIVGDVNEASLQALKGLADEGISSYKLFMAYPGVFYSDDAQILKAMQVAADEGLMTMMHAENGPAIDVLVQQLLAQGRTSPEFHGVARAWQMEEEATHRAIMLANLTGAPLYVVHVSAKQAVAQLAAARDAGQNVFGETCPQYLYLSLEDHLAARSDEWGDFEGAKWVCSTPLRSKHEHHQDELWSALRTNDLQMVSTDHCPFCMKGQKELGLGDFSKIPNGIGGVEHRLDLLYQGVVDGHISLERWVEITSTTPARMFGLYGRKGVIQPGADADIVVYDPAGHTSIGVGKTHHMNMDHSAWEGFEIDGHVDTVLSRGRVVVDDRQYLGRPGDGAFVKRGLSQYLV; encoded by the coding sequence ATGGCCACCACCCTCATCCGCGGCGGCACCGTCGTCACCGCGACCGGCCGCTCGAAGGCCGACGTGCTCGTCGACGGCGAGACGATCCGCGCGGTGCTCGCGCCCGGCAGCGAGCTGCTCGGGGTCGAGATCGAGCGCTCGGTCGACGCCGTGATCGACGCGACCGGCAAGTACGTCATCCCCGGCGGCATCGACGCGCACACGCACATGGAGCTGCCCTTCGGCGGCACCGCCGCGAGCGACACCTTCGAGACCGGCACGCGCGCGGCCGCCTGGGGCGGCACGACGACGATCATCGACTTCGCCGTGCAGACCTACGGGCAGCGCGTCGAGGACGGCCTCGCCGCCTGGCACGAGAAGGCTGCGGGCAGCTGCGCCATCGACTACGGCTTCCACCAGATCGTCGGCGACGTCAACGAGGCGTCGCTGCAGGCGCTCAAGGGGCTCGCCGACGAGGGCATCTCGAGCTACAAGCTCTTCATGGCCTACCCGGGCGTCTTCTACTCCGACGATGCGCAGATCCTGAAGGCCATGCAGGTCGCGGCTGACGAGGGCCTGATGACGATGATGCACGCCGAGAACGGCCCGGCCATCGACGTGCTCGTGCAGCAGCTGCTCGCGCAGGGCAGGACGTCGCCGGAGTTCCACGGCGTCGCCCGCGCCTGGCAGATGGAGGAGGAGGCGACCCACCGCGCGATCATGCTCGCCAACCTCACGGGCGCCCCGCTCTACGTCGTGCACGTGAGCGCCAAGCAGGCGGTGGCGCAGCTCGCGGCCGCGCGCGACGCCGGCCAGAACGTGTTCGGCGAGACGTGCCCGCAGTACCTCTACCTCTCGCTCGAGGATCACCTGGCGGCGAGGAGCGACGAGTGGGGCGACTTCGAGGGCGCCAAGTGGGTCTGCTCGACGCCGCTGCGCTCGAAGCACGAGCACCACCAGGACGAGCTGTGGAGCGCGCTGCGCACCAACGACCTGCAGATGGTCTCGACCGACCACTGCCCGTTCTGCATGAAGGGCCAGAAGGAGCTCGGGCTCGGCGACTTCTCGAAGATCCCGAACGGCATCGGCGGGGTCGAGCACCGGCTCGACCTGCTCTACCAAGGCGTCGTCGACGGCCACATCTCGCTCGAGCGCTGGGTCGAGATCACCTCCACCACCCCGGCGCGCATGTTCGGCCTCTACGGCCGCAAGGGCGTGATCCAGCCGGGCGCCGACGCCGACATCGTCGTCTACGACCCCGCCGGGCACACGTCGATCGGCGTCGGCAAGACGCACCACATGAACATGGACCACTCCGCGTGGGAGGGCTTCGAGATCGACGGGCACGTCGACACCGTGCTCAGCCGCGGCCGCGTCGTCGTCGACGACCGGCAGTACCTCGGCCGGCCCGGTGACGGCGCGTTCGTCAAGCGCGGCCTCAGCCAGTACCTGGTCTGA
- a CDS encoding TIGR03842 family LLM class F420-dependent oxidoreductase: protein MEFGAVFQTNPPASRVVQLAQLAEVHGFSHVWTFDSHILWQEPYVILSAVLGATRRVTVGPFVTNPATRDWSVTASTFATLNDMYGNRTVCGIGRGDSAVRVGGGEPTTLKQLREAVHVIRELGSSRAVQHGDLTLRLPWSQGSELPVWIAAYGPLALQLAGEVGDGFILQLADPEITKWMIERVRTAASDAGRDPMAVKICVAGPAYVGDDLAHQREQSRWFGGMVGNHVADIVKKYGSHGAIPDDLADYIAQREGYDYSTHGKADNDHVDFVPDAIVDRFCVLGDADAHIEKLTRLQELGVDQFAAYVMHDSKEETLRQYGERIIPALRTSAAARS from the coding sequence ATGGAGTTCGGAGCCGTCTTCCAGACCAACCCGCCCGCGAGCCGCGTCGTGCAGCTCGCGCAGCTCGCCGAGGTGCACGGCTTCAGCCACGTGTGGACCTTCGACAGCCACATCCTCTGGCAGGAGCCCTACGTCATCCTCTCCGCCGTGCTCGGCGCCACCCGGCGGGTCACGGTCGGGCCGTTCGTCACCAATCCGGCCACCCGCGACTGGAGCGTCACCGCATCCACCTTCGCCACGCTCAACGACATGTACGGCAACCGCACCGTCTGCGGCATCGGCCGCGGCGACTCGGCGGTGCGCGTGGGCGGCGGCGAGCCGACGACGCTCAAGCAGCTGCGCGAGGCGGTGCACGTGATCCGCGAGCTCGGCTCCAGCCGCGCGGTGCAGCACGGCGACCTGACGCTGCGGCTGCCGTGGTCGCAGGGCTCCGAGCTGCCGGTGTGGATCGCCGCCTACGGCCCGCTGGCGCTGCAGCTCGCCGGCGAGGTCGGCGACGGCTTCATCCTGCAGCTGGCGGACCCCGAGATCACGAAGTGGATGATCGAGCGCGTCCGCACCGCGGCCTCCGACGCGGGGCGCGACCCGATGGCGGTCAAGATCTGCGTCGCCGGCCCCGCCTACGTCGGCGACGACCTGGCGCACCAGCGTGAGCAGTCGCGCTGGTTCGGCGGCATGGTGGGCAACCACGTCGCCGACATCGTGAAGAAGTACGGCAGCCACGGCGCCATCCCCGACGACCTGGCCGACTACATCGCGCAGCGCGAGGGCTACGACTACAGCACCCACGGCAAGGCCGACAACGACCACGTCGACTTCGTGCCCGACGCGATCGTCGACCGGTTCTGCGTGCTCGGCGACGCCGACGCTCACATCGAGAAGCTCACGCGGCTGCAGGAGCTCGGCGTCGATCAGTTCGCCGCCTACGTCATGCACGACTCCAAGGAGGAGACGCTCCGCCAGTACGGCGAGCGCATCATCCCGGCGCTGCGCACCAGCGCCGCCGCGAGGTCCTGA
- a CDS encoding ABC transporter permease — MRARSAQPLLFGALGAVLLAAVWELYKALGPAQGVIVGDTVLLPRTTDLAMPHVWESVARAFQPATGAAGELVVVAVARAAAQTLGTAALGLVLGAIIGVLLALLMQRFRLADRAILPWLILSQTVPLIALAPLVVAWGGRLELGALQWERWMSVAVIASYLAFFPVAVGTLRGLRAPEQEHLDLFRAQGVGWWGTLRHLRLPAAVPQLLSSLRLGAATAIVGTVVAEVSTGARGGIGRLIVEYAQSGSSDPAKAWAPIVGAVVMGLVAAGIVALAGLALRDYRRAEAR, encoded by the coding sequence ATGCGGGCCCGGAGCGCGCAGCCGCTGCTCTTCGGTGCCCTGGGCGCCGTGCTGCTGGCGGCCGTGTGGGAGCTCTACAAGGCGCTCGGCCCCGCGCAGGGCGTGATCGTCGGCGACACCGTGCTGCTGCCGCGCACCACCGACCTCGCGATGCCGCACGTCTGGGAGTCGGTCGCCCGCGCCTTCCAGCCCGCGACCGGCGCGGCCGGCGAGCTCGTGGTCGTCGCGGTCGCCCGAGCCGCCGCGCAGACGCTCGGCACCGCCGCCCTCGGCCTCGTGCTCGGGGCGATCATCGGGGTGCTGCTGGCGCTGCTCATGCAACGGTTCCGGCTCGCCGACCGGGCGATCCTGCCGTGGCTGATCCTCAGCCAGACGGTGCCGCTCATCGCGCTCGCGCCGCTCGTGGTCGCCTGGGGCGGCCGGCTCGAGCTCGGCGCGCTGCAGTGGGAGCGCTGGATGAGCGTGGCGGTGATCGCCTCCTACCTCGCCTTCTTCCCGGTCGCGGTCGGCACGCTGCGCGGGCTGCGCGCCCCCGAGCAGGAGCACCTCGACCTGTTCCGCGCGCAGGGCGTCGGCTGGTGGGGCACGCTGCGCCACCTGCGCCTGCCCGCGGCCGTGCCGCAGCTGCTCTCGTCGCTGCGGCTGGGCGCCGCGACCGCGATCGTCGGCACGGTGGTCGCCGAGGTCTCGACCGGCGCCCGCGGCGGCATCGGCCGCCTGATCGTCGAGTACGCGCAGTCCGGCTCCTCCGATCCGGCGAAGGCGTGGGCGCCCATCGTGGGCGCGGTCGTCATGGGGCTCGTCGCGGCGGGCATCGTCGCGCTCGCGGGGCTCGCGCTCCGGGACTACCGGCGGGCGGAGGCGCGATGA
- a CDS encoding ABC transporter ATP-binding protein, whose product MSAVEVEAVTKAFSVQAGEVRALDTVSLTVDEGEFVALIGPSGCGKSTLMRLIADLDEPSSGEVRVFGMPARKARLERAYGIAFQQSGLLPWRTVRANVELPLQLHGASVPARRARADELIELVGLTEFADRHPDQLSGGMQQRVAIARALAEHPRLLLMDEPFGALDEMTRERLQGELLRICAETGAAVVFVTHSIPEAVFLADRVVVMSPRPGRITDVVTVERAPVAPGADQAVRETDAFFRSVTAVREALHGREGAAPQGAEAR is encoded by the coding sequence ATGAGCGCGGTCGAGGTCGAGGCCGTCACGAAGGCCTTCTCGGTGCAGGCGGGCGAGGTGCGCGCCCTCGATACCGTCAGCCTCACCGTCGACGAGGGCGAGTTCGTCGCCCTGATCGGCCCCTCGGGCTGCGGCAAGTCGACGCTCATGCGACTGATCGCCGACCTCGACGAGCCGAGCAGCGGCGAGGTGCGGGTCTTCGGCATGCCGGCCCGCAAGGCCCGGCTCGAGCGCGCCTACGGCATCGCCTTCCAGCAGTCCGGGCTGCTGCCGTGGCGCACGGTGCGGGCCAACGTCGAGCTGCCGCTGCAGCTGCACGGCGCGAGCGTCCCGGCCCGGCGCGCGCGGGCCGACGAGCTGATCGAGCTCGTGGGCCTCACCGAGTTCGCCGACCGGCACCCCGATCAGCTCTCCGGCGGCATGCAGCAGCGCGTCGCCATCGCCCGCGCGCTCGCCGAGCACCCGCGGCTGCTCCTGATGGACGAGCCGTTCGGCGCGCTCGACGAGATGACGCGCGAGCGGCTGCAGGGCGAGCTCCTGCGCATCTGCGCCGAGACGGGCGCCGCCGTCGTGTTCGTGACCCACTCCATCCCCGAGGCCGTCTTCCTCGCCGACCGCGTCGTCGTGATGAGCCCGCGGCCCGGTCGCATCACCGACGTGGTGACGGTCGAGCGGGCACCGGTCGCGCCGGGCGCCGATCAGGCGGTGCGCGAGACGGATGCGTTCTTCCGCTCGGTCACGGCGGTCCGGGAGGCGCTCCACGGCCGCGAGGGCGCGGCGCCGCAGGGAGCGGAGGCGCGATGA
- a CDS encoding ABC transporter permease, producing the protein MTHWTERGWVRIAAPVALGAAALALWEVAVQALDIQPYLLPAPSAILAQLQAALGGIVQAALATGRNALVGLLLGAVAAVVVAALASRLRWLDQVIAPLVAAIAVVPIVALAPVLQTMYGATSEMPRIIVVAIAAFVPVFITTLRGLRQVRPVHRDLMRAYGATGWQATRMVTLPGAVPFVFAGVTIASSVAVISAIVAEYFGGLQNGLGSRIASAAAQSGYPRAWAYVVAAIVLGLVFYGVTLIAERLASRWAHMPVS; encoded by the coding sequence ATGACGCACTGGACCGAGCGGGGCTGGGTGCGGATCGCCGCCCCGGTCGCGCTCGGCGCCGCGGCGCTCGCGCTGTGGGAGGTGGCGGTGCAGGCGCTCGACATCCAGCCCTACCTGCTGCCGGCGCCCAGCGCGATCCTGGCGCAGCTGCAGGCGGCGCTCGGTGGCATCGTGCAGGCGGCGCTCGCGACCGGCAGGAACGCGCTCGTCGGGCTCCTGCTGGGCGCGGTCGCGGCGGTCGTGGTCGCCGCGCTCGCGTCGCGGCTGCGCTGGCTCGACCAGGTGATCGCGCCGCTCGTCGCCGCGATCGCGGTGGTGCCGATCGTGGCGCTCGCGCCGGTGCTGCAGACCATGTACGGCGCGACCAGCGAGATGCCGCGCATCATCGTCGTCGCGATCGCCGCCTTCGTGCCCGTCTTCATCACGACGCTCCGCGGCCTGCGGCAGGTGCGGCCCGTGCACCGCGACCTCATGCGCGCATACGGCGCGACCGGCTGGCAGGCGACGCGCATGGTCACGCTGCCCGGCGCCGTGCCCTTCGTCTTCGCCGGCGTCACCATCGCCTCGTCGGTCGCCGTCATCTCGGCCATCGTCGCCGAGTACTTCGGCGGGCTGCAGAACGGCCTCGGCAGCCGCATCGCCAGCGCCGCCGCGCAGTCCGGCTACCCGCGCGCCTGGGCGTACGTCGTCGCGGCCATCGTGCTCGGCCTCGTCTTCTACGGCGTCACGCTCATCGCCGAGCGCCTCGCCAGCCGCTGGGCGCACATGCCCGTCAGCTGA